A part of Heliangelus exortis chromosome 3, bHelExo1.hap1, whole genome shotgun sequence genomic DNA contains:
- the GJA1 gene encoding gap junction alpha-1 protein — MGDWSALGKLLDKVQAYSTAGGKVWLSVLFIFRILLLGTAVESAWGDEQSAFRCNTQQPGCENVCYDKSFPISHVRFWVLQIIFVSVPTLLYLAHVFYVMRKEEKLNKREEELKVVQNDGVNVEMHLKQIEIKKFKYGIEEHGKVKMRGGLLRTYIISILFKSVFEVAFLLIQWYIYGFSLNAIYTCERDPCPHRVDCFLSRPTEKTIFILFMLVVSLVSLALNIIELFYVFFKGVKDRVKGKTDPYSHSGAISPSKDCGSPKYAYYNGCSSPTAPLSPMSPPGYKLVTGDRNNSSCRNYNKQASEQNWANYSAEQNRMGQAGSTISNSHAQPFDFSDEHQNTKKLASGHELQPLTIVDQRPPSRASSRASSRPRPDDLEI; from the coding sequence ATGGGTGATTGGAGTGCCTTGGGAAAACTTCTGGACAAAGTTCAAGCCTACTCCACTGCAGGAGGGAAAGTATGGCTGTCTGTCCTCTTTATTTTCCGCATCTTGCTACTGGGGACAGCAGTCGAGTCAGCCTGGGGAGATGAACAGTCTGCTTTCCGGTGCAACACCCAACAGCCTGGTTGTGAGAACGTCTGCTATGACAAgtccttccccatctcccacGTACGCTTCTGGGTCCTGCAGATTATATTTGTGTCTGTGCCTACCCTCTTGTACCTAGCGCACGTGTTCTACGTAatgaggaaagaagagaagctaaacaaaagagaagaagagcTCAAGGTGGTCCAAAATGACGGCGTGAATGTGGAAATGCACCTCAAGCAAatagaaattaagaaattcaAGTATGGGATCGAAGAGCACGGCAAAGTGAAGATGCGTGGTGGGCTGCTCCGTACTTACATCATCAGCATCCTGTTCAAATCTGTCTTCGAGGTGGCTTTCTTGCTTATACAGTGGTACATCTATGGGTTCAGCCTGAACGCCATCTACACCTGCGAGCGCGACCCGTGCCCGCACAGAGTGGACTGTTTCCTCTCCCGTCCGACCGAGAAAACCATTTTCATCCTCTTCATGCTGGTTGTGTCTTTGGTGTCTCTTGCCTTGAACATCATCGAGCTTTTCTACGTGTTCTTCAAGGGTGTCAAGGATCGTGTGAAAGGGAAAACCGACCCCTACTCCCACAGCGGTGCCATAAGCCCTTCCAAGGACTGCGGCTCCCCCAAGTACGCTTATTACAATGGCTGCTCCTCCCCAACTGCCCCCTTGTCTCCCATGTCTCCCCCAGGGTACAAGCTTGTTACCGGAGACAGGAACAATTCCTCCTGTCGTAACTACAATAAACAAGCCAGCGAGCAAAACTGGGCCAACTACAGCGCGGAGCAGAACAGAATggggcaggctggcagcaccaTCTCCAACTCGCACGCCCAGCCCTTCGACTTCTCCGATGAGCACCAGAACACTAAAAAACTGGCGTCGGGACATGAGCTGCAACCCCTCACCATAGTGGACCAGAGGCCTCCCAGCCGAGCCAGCAGCCGAGCCAGCAGCAGACCTCGACCTGACGACCTGGAGATCTAA